From Fusarium musae strain F31 chromosome 8, whole genome shotgun sequence:
TTATTGCCAAGAATCTGCACGAGTCAGGGATCTAGCAACAACTGAAGCCAAAAAGCACATAACCAATAGAGCTGAGAAGCAACAAGTCACATCATGAGAGGGGCACTCCTGTCTTTGAGGATTTGTCTAAGCAAAAGGGTCAATCTGCAAAGTCTCCACGGACAGTGTCTCAATATCGGAACTCTTGTTGGTCTTCTTCCGACCGAATAAAACGAACAGATGGTCTAACCAGATTGCAAGTCCCTACCCCTTGCTCAAAGCTGCAATATCGCCAGCTCACTTCTGGGCCGTTATCACCAACAAATTTCGTAAAGTTCCGCGTTAGTGTGTTCCAGAACTGGGATAGACCGATAGGCGGATGCAGCGGATCCTACCCGTTGATGCAGACATGTGCCGGGCCCTCCATGTTAATATTGGCTGACAATCACACGCGCACCAACAGCCATCCTGTACCCCCGATAGGCCCGAACTCATAAACGAGCATGAACGAGAGCAACCATTTCGCGTGGCTTTTGGTTCTGCAAGTGAATCCTTGTGATCGGCCGCAGTCAGCCGATAGATTGTGCAGCGGGACAAGGGAGTTGACTCGACTTTGCGTTTGCTTTGTCCTTCGAGACTCTGCAGCCAAGAAGACTATTGTTACGCTTTGTATCAGCACATCAGTTCATATGGTAAACTGCTTCAATTATGATAAGTTCTATATGTAATGTAATGTAGTGACTCGTATACATGTCCTGTCAGCCCATCTTGCCAACTCTGGCCTAATGCCTATGAACGCAAGTGCCGCGCTTTCGAAGCTTGGCCGCATCGGCCTTGGCCCTCTCTGATAGCGCGTTGGCGTTGAAGCCGCCGATAGTTCGACGGGCGAGCTTAGCGCTGGTCTTGTCATCGTTAGGgaacttggccttgacgcCAAAGTTCTGCCCTTCAGCCACATAAACCACCTCGCCGCCGACCATGGTAAGCAGAACCTTCTGGCGGCCGAGTTTGGACTCGGGgaccttgaagaagttgtttTGGAGGATGATAATGTCTGCGAGCTTGCCTACTTCGAGAGAGCCGATCTGCTTGTCTGCGCGGAGGAAACGCGCgccgttgatggtgatggattGAAGAGCGGATGTGCGGGAGATTCCGTTGCCTGGAAACTTTCCGTCGAAGGGAGGGCCTTGAGATGCGGGGGAGTTGGGGTTCTGAGGATCACCGGAGCGGGTGACGGCGACCTTGAGTGCGAGGAACTCATCGAGAGGATCAATCTGTTTGTGTTAGACATGTCTCAGATgcgaaagaaagaaaaaaggcgATACTTACAGGCCAATCACTTCCATAAACAAGAGGTCGACCCgccttctcaatctcagcccAAGCCTGAAGATTGTCCTTTCGGTAGTCGGCGAGAGACTTGAACGTGTTGGGGATGTAGAATGAGCTGAGCTGCGCCCACTGGTAACTGACGATAGGATCGACCTTGAGCTTAGCAAAGCGAGGCCAGTCCTTCTCATGCGACAACTCATCGTGAGCAAGACCGAGACGGAAGTCCTTGTGGGGATACTTCTTGCGGAACGACTCAGCAGCATTGAGACCGACACGGACAGCAAGGTCGCCATCGACGTGCAATTGAGCGTCAAAGCCAgcaaggaaaagaagctcGAGGGTCTTGGTGAGAACAGCAGGGTTCCAGTAAGGGTTGTTGAGGGAGTTCTTATCGGGGGCCCATTTGCCATTGAGGTTGGAGCTGTTGAGGGGTGCCCAGTAGGGATCAATCAGAGCAGCGGTGTTGGCAGGATAAGTGATAACACCGTCGATGAAGGCCTTGATCGCCTGCCACTTGAGTGTAGGCTTGGGACCAATGACCTTGTTGTCATGCCAAGGAGtaagcttcttgacgacaTCCTTGACGAGCGCGGAAACACCGTCGATTGACTTGGGCGCTTCGATGCGGTAGTCGAAGTACGCGCGCGCAGAGAGAccatcttcagccttgaTGGTGCTGAAGAGAGTGTGATGCTCCTCACCAGCAGCGGCTTCCTGGAAGGTAGTGATGCCAGCCTCgcgaagaagcttgagagcaGCGCGACCGGCCTGGACGTTCTCCTCAGCggtgggaggaggaggaccagCGAGGAGGGCAGAAGCGCCATCTGAGAGAGCGCCAGAGGGCTCCTGGCTACCAGGAAGACGAACAATCTTGCCATCGGCGGGGTCCTTGGTGCTGGAGTCGATGTCGGAGAGCTCGAGAGCGCGCGAATTGGCGAGGACGGTATGGTAGTCGCTGGAtcggatgatgatgggtcgctgggtgttgagcttgtcaagcTGCTTCTTTCCAACATCTCcgctcttctcaacaagaccAGCATAGTCCATATTGACAACCTCAAGCCAATCATCATCCGTCTTGCCAGTCTCGCCATCAATGCAACCCTGAATATGCTCTAGCACATCCTCAATTGGCAGCGTCTGGTAGCTCAGATCGCACTTGAGAAGAAACAGGCCACCAGAGAGAACGTGCATGTGCGAGTCGACGAGACCAGGCATGGCCATCTTTCCCTTGAGATCAATGACCTTTGTGTTCTTGCCAATGTACTTGTCGGCGGATTTCTTGCTGCCGACGTACTCAATCTTTCCGCCGCGCACGGCGAGAGCTGATGCATGTCCGTTGGACGGACACATGGTGTAGATCTCGCCATTGACGAATACTACATCTGCGGGCTTGACGACGGGCTTTACAGCGCTCGCCGTAGCGAGAAGCGCGCTGACGCAAAGAGTGAGAAGACCACAAGCCAtgattgaagatgtcgatgatggtAATCCCCTTCAACTAAACCTGACGTGAGCGACGTAACATTGGTATAAGTACATTACTCAACGGTCCCTGCACTACATGCTAACATGGGGTCTCCCAGCGGAGCGGTCGGCTAGAAGACCACTGTAATGTTCCATGCCCAAAGAGGGTCAGAAGGCCGAATTCCATGCTGCAGGGACTACAGCAGAGCGTGGTGCTTTCGGCGGCTGCATCGCCTGTAAATGGTTAAGCTCAGCGGGTGCTTCCCCCCAAACAGACAAGTGGACACCAACAGACCATAGTTAGTAAATTGCTGCAGGGTCTAAATCCCTCAGAAACTATTGATCCCTTTCATCCCACTGAGCCTCTGCGTGATTCGCTGCATTGTTTACGACGACGAGATGGTGTTGGCGGGATACTAATGTTGCGATTCATTACCTACGAGCAGTATAGTCGTATGCGATATGATCTCTGTGGCGGAAACTCTCAGAGGTCTAGAATTGAAGACTAGACGTTTGCGAATATTTGATTCGAGTACGATGTGTCGTCAGGCGCGTTGTAGAGTTTAAGCTACATCTAAGGTTAACTAATAAGTTAAGGTTGCGGGTCTGTGGATCCACGTGAATGACACTCGCAATACGACATCACTAGCATGTAACTGTGTCACACGCGGTCAACAAATACAATTAGGACTCTGGATATAAACAAAGTTCAATTGTAATGCCTTTGCGCCTCTATTAGCCTGAAGCATCGTCATTATGTAAACTAACCGCAATTTGCAGATCCTATCCCATCAAAGTCTCATACCCAttctccatcatgacatcCATCCAATACACAtcctgcttctcctcgtcCATGCAAGACCAcgtcttcttgacaagcgTCAGCATCTGACGAATAGGCTTTGCCGCCAAAATGTTTTCAAAAGCAGAAAGACGTGAAATGATAGTCTTTCTGGCTTGCAGTACATCAAGACCAGCCAGAGGCACTCTGAACCTTGTGCTAGTCGCGATGCTTGCCACTGGAGGTTGCTGTAAATTCGAAATCCCGCAGTACGATCTGTTCAAAGACATCTCGCTACAGATACTAACAAATAGCAGTGGTTGGATAGACCGACTTCTAGACGTAGTCGGGATATCCTTGACTAGGTCCAGCACGTGGAGAGCTAGACAAGTCAACCACGTATCTGCCAATGTTCTGTCATCTGGATAATTGCTCGCAGCATCTGGAGATCCTGACTGGAACGCTTGGTTGTTTGGGCTTCCAGATTGTATGTAAGGCGCCAGAAGATCCGGAAAGTTGCGATACAATTGAAGCAAGCCCGTACATCGATAAGCTTCAGCAATGCTGACTAGATGGTTAGCCGGAGTCAAGTCGtcaccagcatcaacaatgtcGTTCTCTGTTGGAAGCCGAATTGCGCATAACTCAGAGTGCAGCTGGTCCGAGACAATCATAGCTTCTTGAGCACGATGGATATCTTCTTGAGACACAAATCGCCTTGAACGAATCCTCTTCCGTTCCTTTCGTACAAGACTTCCAACTTTGGCAACGAGTTCTTGAACTTCAATACCGATTCCTGTCTGCGGGTGAGGCATGCGCGGTTCTTGTAAGTCAAGACATTCTGGAGGTACTGGTTGAGGCTGAACATGTCTTGTGCTTGAATCCACGTCCGTGACAAAGGAAAGCAACATTTTCCAGTAAACAAGGGAGTTGTAAAAGAagaattccttcttcttgtcggcgACTGCTAAGGCGTCGCCTCGGGCCTCGGCGGACTGAACCATCCGGGATAGAACGTCGAATTGCAGTTGACCAAGACTACTGGGATCATGCCACGAAAGACTCATCCCCAGCATAACTAAAGCAAGTAAAGATGATGTCTCGAGTTGAGCAATCTTGGCTTCTCGTGATAAACAGATCATAGCCTGATCTCGAAGCTGGCGACCGACGGGAGTAAAATTCGGTGATACTTCGGATAGACAAGCAGCTGCCATGCTTTGCGTGATGTAGTAAAGTGATTGAGATCCAGACCACATATTCGAGATGGTAGTTCGGTACGGGTTCATTGGGCTGTCATAGCAGGACATCATTCCGCAAACCTCTTTGAAATAGTACTCTACCAAGACAGACGAATAGTCCTGAAGGGCATGAGCCAAAGGCATCTCGCCAACAGTCTCGACGGTTTGGTTTTGAGGCTCGTGTCTAGTCAAGGCTTGTGAGGTCGCTTGCGTTGGTGGAATGTGCTGTGTTGGAGTAATGGTAGCGACAGGCCAAAGTCTCTCATCGGCGGACCCTTGTCCTATGGTATCAGGTGTCTGTCCAAGCGCTTGTTCCGGATATAGCTGTAACACGTCATCCGGGAATTGCATGAGAGGCAAAGCAGTATCTAGCGTTTCCTGGCCTTGCGTATCAACGCATCCGGGATTCATAGCTTCGTTGAGTTGATCCATAAGTTCCGGATCATAGAAATTGTTAACAAACTGCTCAGCCGGCTGAGTCTGATAAGGCACATATGCCGAGCTCGGCTGCGGCTCAGCAGTGACATCGCTCCTAGGTGTCTCCGCGACATCCTTCGGGGACTTGGAGCCAGCTTTCCATCGCAGCGGCTTTTGATACCCAGGACATGGGATACCCAGTCTTACGCAGCGCGAACACGCGGGTTTGGACTCATCACATTTGAGCTATTTAGGGGTCAGGCAGGGCTCGGATGAGCGGGAGGGGCAGCCATACTCTCTTGGATTTGCAGACGGCACAGCCAGTGCGTGATCTGGTGATTGtttttggtgctggtgcgTATGATGAGGACAGCATGACGACCCGTTTGGATGTATCCGCGTTGATGAGTGGAGATGGCAAGGTGCAGATAGATGGAGTGATGTGGAGTTAAGAGGGGCTGTCATCACGTGACGCTACTAGTGTCTGGATATGGGACTCGGCTTCAGCCTCGAGGTAACATTCCAGCGTGTAAACCATTGTGTACTATAAGGCTATGAACTGATTCCTAATACTGTTGTCTATGTTACGGGTTGGTTTGGCGACCCGGAGCACAAGAAAACAGGATATATGTTTCGTGATGAACTACTAGTTCCAAAGTGGAACTCAGCCCAGATATATGCGTGAGCCGTCCCCTAAGTCTCCAAGACATCTCCGGTTATCCCAAGCAAACCTGTCTCaagataatattactaaaacaTACACTCCCTCATCAAGAATTGCTTCTCTTATCTTGTCCATCTTATTTCGTATCCGATCCGAAGCAATGGATAAAATTCCCAAACAAATCGCCATCGCATATCGTTCCCGAGACTCACGATGCTCCACCAATCCTTACCAAACTCGGTATTAATTAGAGAAGGAAATCAATACCATAAGCGGAAGTCCTAAGCAAATGCTATGCTGTGACTACGGCACAGGATCACGGCTACTGTCACCTGGCCTTGGTTATCTGAAGACATGTTTGCCGAGGGGCCCAGGTTTCACTTGACCTATCTTTTACCAAGGGAGCCCGCGCTTTGATGTTACTCCAGCATCGAAATCTTATCAATCATGGCTGTTACTATACCAAGTCCTTCTTTCAAGGTGGCTCTTGTTCAGATGAAGCCAAAGGTCAGCCACCAACatataatccttttattCAACTGACACTTACATGCTAAACAGCCCCTTGACGCTGAACATAACTTTGCACATGCTGCCGAGCAGATCCGTATCGCTGCTGATCAGGGTGCTGCACTGGCGGTACTGCCAGAATACCATCTTACAGGATGGGTCCCCGAAGAGCCCTCTTTCGCACTCTCCCCTGAAGACGCTGGCAAATATCGAAAGAAATACCAAGACCTCGCCGCCGAGCTTCATATTA
This genomic window contains:
- a CDS encoding hypothetical protein (EggNog:ENOG41) — encoded protein: MLSSSYAPAPKTITRSRTGCAVCKSKRPLRWKAGSKSPKDVAETPRSDVTAEPQPSSAYVPYQTQPAEQFVNNFYDPELMDQLNEAMNPGCVDTQGQETLDTALPLMQFPDDVLQLYPEQALGQTPDTIGQGSADERLWPVATITPTQHIPPTQATSQALTRHEPQNQTVETVGEMPLAHALQDYSSVLVEYYFKEVCGMMSCYDSPMNPYRTTISNMWSGSQSLYYITQSMAAACLSEVSPNFTPVGRQLRDQAMICLSREAKIAQLETSSLLALVMLGMSLSWHDPSSLGQLQFDVLSRMVQSAEARGDALAVADKKKEFFFYNSLVYWKMLLSFVTDVDSSTRHVQPQPVPPECLDLQEPRMPHPQTGIGIEVQELVAKVGSLVRKERKRIRSRRFVSQEDIHRAQEAMIVSDQLHSELCAIRLPTENDIVDAGDDLTPANHLVSIAEAYRCTGLLQLYRNFPDLLAPYIQSGSPNNQAFQSGSPDAASNYPDDRTLADTWLTCLALHVLDLVKDIPTTSRSRSIQPLLFVSICSEMSLNRSYCGISNLQQPPVASIATSTRFRVPLAGLDVLQARKTIISRLSAFENILAAKPIRQMLTLVKKTWSCMDEEKQDVYWMDVMMENGYETLMG
- a CDS encoding hypothetical protein (EggNog:ENOG41), whose product is MACGLLTLCVSALLATASAVKPVVKPADVVFVNGEIYTMCPSNGHASALAVRGGKIEYVGSKKSADKYIGKNTKVIDLKGKMAMPGLVDSHMHVLSGGLFLLKCDLSYQTLPIEDVLEHIQGCIDGETGKTDDDWLEVVNMDYAGLVEKSGDVGKKQLDKLNTQRPIIIRSSDYHTVLANSRALELSDIDSSTKDPADGKIVRLPGSQEPSGALSDGASALLAGPPPPTAEENVQAGRAALKLLREAGITTFQEAAAGEEHHTLFSTIKAEDGLSARAYFDYRIEAPKSIDGVSALVKDVVKKLTPWHDNKVIGPKPTLKWQAIKAFIDGVITYPANTAALIDPYWAPLNSSNLNGKWAPDKNSLNNPYWNPAVLTKTLELLFLAGFDAQLHVDGDLAVRVGLNAAESFRKKYPHKDFRLGLAHDELSHEKDWPRFAKLKVDPIVSYQWAQLSSFYIPNTFKSLADYRKDNLQAWAEIEKAGRPLVYGSDWPIDPLDEFLALKVAVTRSGDPQNPNSPASQGPPFDGKFPGNGISRTSALQSITINGARFLRADKQIGSLEVGKLADIIILQNNFFKVPESKLGRQKVLLTMVGGEVVYVAEGQNFGVKAKFPNDDKTSAKLARRTIGGFNANALSERAKADAAKLRKRGTCVHRH